The Pedococcus dokdonensis region TTGCCGATCGCGTAGGCGACCTGGACCTCACAGCGGCGGGCCAGACCCGCGGCCACGACGTTCTTGGCGACCCAGCGCATGGCGTAGGCGGCCGAGCGGTCGACCTTCGACGGGTCCTTGCCCGAGAACGCGCCGCCACCGTGCCGGGCCATGCCGCCGTAGGTGTCGACGATGATCTTGCGGCCGGTCAGGCCGGCGTCGCCCATCGGGCCGCCGATGACGAAGTTGCCGGTCGGGTTGATCAGCGTGCGGTAGTCCGAGACGTCGAGGTCGGTGCCCTCGTCGGCGAGCTCGGCCAGCACCGGCTTGATCACGTGCTCGATGATGTCGGGTGCCAGCAGGCCGTCGAGCGAGATGTCCTCGGCGTGCTGGGTCGACAGGACGACCGTGTCGAGCTTGACGGCCTTGTCGCCGTCGTAGCCGATGGTGACCTGGGTCTTGCCGTCGGGGCGCAGGTAGGCGACGTCGCCGCTCTGGCGGACGGCGGTGAGGCGCTCGGCCAGCCGGTGCGCCAGGTGGATCGGCAGCGGCATCAGCTCGGCGGTGTCCTCACACGCGTAGCCGAACATCAGGCCCTGGTCGCCAGCGCCCTGCTTGTCGAGCGGGTCGACGCCACCGGTGCGGTTCTCGTAGGCGGTGTCGACACCCTGGGCGATGTCGGGGCTCTGCTGGCCGATCGACACCTCGACCCCACAGGACGCACCGTCGAAGCCCTTGGTCGACGAGTCGTAGCCGATGCCGAGCACCGTCTCGCGGACGATCTTGGGGATCTCGACGTAGGCCTCGGTGGTGACCTCGCCGGCCACGTGCACCAGACCGGTCGTCACCATCGTCTCGACGGCGACGCGGCTGCCCGGGTCCTGGTCGAGCATGGCGTCCAGGATCGAGTCGGAGATCTGGTCACAGATCTTGTCGGGGTGACCCTCGGTGACGGACTCGGACGTGAAGAGGCGTGCGGACACTCAAGTCTCCTTCGGAGCGGCGAATGCTGGCGGTGCTGATCGGGGGGCGGTGCGCCGACTGCGGCCGACTGGGCCGCACGACCCCGCGAGTGTAGCGAGGTCAGAGGATCTGCTGTACGGCGTCCCACACCGCGGCAGCCACGTCTTCCTTGGAGGCCGGGCCCGCGTCGACCACGTGACTGCTGCCCTGGCGCAGGATGTGCACGGTGTTGTCGTCGTGCCCGAACGTCTTGTCGACGCCGACCTCGTTGACGACCAGCAGGTCGCACCCCTTGCGGGCGAGCTTGGCGCGACCGTGGTTGAGCACGTCACCGTGCTCGTCGCCGGTCTCGGCCGCGAAGCCGACGATGACCGGGCTGGCGTCCTCACCGCGAGCCTCGACCAGCCCGGCGAGGATGTCGGGGTTGCGCACCAGCTCGATCGTGGGGGCGGCGTCCGGGTCGGCCGGGTCGTGCGTCTTCTTGATCTTGGCGTCGGCGTAGTGGGCCGGCCGGAAGTCGGCGACCGCCGCCGCCATCACGACCACGTCGGCGTCCTCGGCGGCGCGCTGCACGGCGGACTCCAGCTCGAGGGCGGTGGTCACCGGCACGACCGTGACCCCGGCCGGGGCGGTGAGCGCGGCGTTGGCGGACACGAGAGTCACCTCGGCACCACGGCGGGCGGCCACGGCGGCCAGCGCGTATCCCTGCTTGCCCGAGCTGCGGTTGCCCAGGTAGCGCACCGGGTCGAGCGGCTCGCGGGTGCCGCCGGCCGACACGACGACGCGTCGCCCGGCCAGCGGACCGCGCGCGGGTGGCGATGCAGCCGCGCCGGTGTGCGGGGCGGGGTGGGCGAGGATGCGCTCGCACACGGCATACAGCGCCTCGGGCTCGGGGAGGCGGCCGGGGCCGGTGTCGGCGCCGGTGAGGCGTCCGGACGCCGGCGGGATGATGTGTATGCCGCGCTCGGCCAGGGTGGACACGTTGGCCTGCGTCGCGGCGTGGTCCCACATCTCGGTGTGCATGGCCGGGGCCATCACGACCGGGCAGCGGGCCGTCAGGAGCACGTTGGTGAGCAGGTCACCGGCCAGCCCGTGCGCGGCGCGGGCGAGCAGGTCGGCGGTGGCCGGCGCCACCACGACGAGGTCGGCGCTCTGACCGAGCCGCACGTGCGGCACCTCGTGGACCGACTCCCAGACGCCGGTGTGCACCGGCTTGCCGGACAGGGCCTCCCAGGTGGGGGCGCCGACGAACTGGAGCGCCGACTCGGTCGGCACGACCGTGACGTCGTGGCCGGACTCGGTGAACAGGCGCAGCAGCGAACAGGCCTTGTAGGCCGCGATGCCACCGCTGACACCGAGCACGATGCGCGCCATGGGAGTGGTGCTCAGCCCTCGATCGGCTCGGAGGTGACCAGGCCCTCGTTGATCTCACGCAGCGCGATGGACATCGGCTTCTCGTGGACCTGGCTGTCGACCAGCGGGCCGACGTGCTCGAGCAGCCCCTCCTGGAGCTGGGAGTAGTAGGCGTTGATCTGCCGGGCGCGCTTGGCCGAGTAGATGACCAGGGCGTACTTGGAGTCGGCCTTGGTGAGCAGGTCGTCGATCGGCGGGTTGGTGATGCCGATGGGGTTGGCGACGGTTCCGGACACAGGGGTACTCACTATCTGCAGTCGTTCGGTCAGTGCGTTCGCAACAATGATACGAGTTCTTCGGCCGCACGACGAACGTCGTCGTTGACGATGGTCACGTCGAACTCGTCCTCGGCCGCCATCTCGACCTTGGCGGTCTCCAGGCGACGGGTGCGCTCCTCCTCGTTCTCGGTGCCGCGACCGACGAGTCGACGCACGAGCTCGTCCCAGCTCGGCGGGGCCAGGAACACGAAGAGCGCCTCGGGCATGGTGGCCCGCACCTGGCGGGCCCCCTGCAGGTCGATCTCCAGGAGCGCCATCCGGTGCTCGCGCAGCGCCTGCTCGACCGGGCCGCGAGGGGTGCCGTAGTGGTTGACCCCGTGCACGACCGCGGACTCCAGCAGCTCGCCGTCGCGCTCCATCCGGGCGAACTCGGCGGTGTCGACGAAGTGATAGTGCGTCCCCTCGACCTCACCCGGGCGGGGCTTGCGGGTGGTCGCGCTGACCGAGAGCCACACCTCGGGGAAGTGGTCGCGGACGTAGGCGGACAGGGTGCCCTTGCCGACCGCGGTGGGACCGGCGAGCACGACGAGCCGCCGGGGGCGGTCGCCTGTGGGAGCTGGCCGGCTCACGCCTCGTCGAAGCGGGTGAGCAGCGCGGAGATCTGGTTGGCGCCGAGGCCACGGACGCGACGGCTCTCGGAGATGCCGACCTCCTCCATGATCTGGCGGGCGCGGACGCGCCCCACCCCGGGCATCGACTCGAGCAGGGCGGAGACCTTCATCTTGCCGACGACCTCGTTCGCCTTGCCGTCGGAGATGACCTCCTTGAGGGAGCCCTGGGCGTACTTCAGCCGGTTCTTCACGGCGGCGCGCTCACGGCGGGCCACCGCAGCCTTCTCGAGGGCCGCGGCTCGCTGCTCCGGGGTCAACGGGGGAAGGGCCACGGTGGTACTCCTCGCAAGGCAGTTCGGCACGGATCTCGTGTCTCGACGAATATCTCCCGACAATAGCAACCGAGCTCCGGGGTTTCCCGTCGAGGACCGGCGCGGCACCCCGCCCCCGTGACCGAGGTCACGACACGCCGTGCGATTTGCGCCCGACGCCCGGTTCCGGCGGTGTGTCGTGTCGCCCGTCGAGATCCACCGCCGAGAGCGCCGCCGGGCGCGTCGGGTCAGCGCAGGAGGTCGGCGAGCGTCGCGCTGGTCTCCAGGGCCCGGTCGCGCAGCGCGGTCACGTCCGGTCCGGCCGACAGCACCTCGCGGCTGCTGGCCGGCAGGACGTTGTGGAGTGCGTCGCCGAAGACCCGCCGCAGGTCGTCGCTGGTGCCACCCTGGGCGCCGACCCCGGGGGAGAGCAGCGGCCCGTTGACCGCGGCCAGGTCGAGCTGGAGCTCCTGGACCGCCGTGCCCACGGTCGCCCCGACGACGAGCCCGACGCTGCCGAGCTCTCCCCTGGCAGCCGCGGCGGCGTTCATGGACGCCGCCGAGGTGACCATGCTTTCGGCGACGCTGGTGTCGCGGAGCCGGGCGTGTTGCACGCTGCGACCTTCCGGGTTGGACGTGAGCGCGAGCACGAACACGCCGCGACCGGTCTGGGCGGCCAGGTCGAGTGCCGGGCGCAGCGACTCGAAGCCGAGGTAGGGGCTGACGGTCACCGCGTCGCCGGGAGCGACCGCGTCCTTGCCGAGGTAGGCCTCGGCGTAGGCCGCCATGGTGGACCCGATGTCGCCCCGCTTGGCGTCGAGGATGACCAGCGTGCCGGCCTCGCGCAGAGCCGTGATGGCCTCCTCGAGGACGGCCACCCCGCGAGAGCCGAACACCTCGAAGAACGCCGACTGCGGCTTCACCACACCGACCTGGCCGGCAAAGGCCTCGACACAGGTGTCGGTGAACCGCCGCAAGCCGTCGAGGTCGTAGCCGAGCCCCCACGACTCGACCAACGTGCGGTGCGGGTCGATCCCCGCACACAGGGGGCCGTGCAGGTCGGTGGTCGCGCGCAGGCGCTGCCCGAAGGTCAGTCCGGTCATGGCCAGATCGGTGGTGCTGTCCGTGGTGCTCATGCCATCCTCCCGTGGGCGACTCCGACGGCGTCGGTCAGCCGCTCGAAGCCCTTGTCCTGCAACAGTTGCGCCAGCTCGCGCCCCACCCGCACGGGGGCGCTGGGGTCGTTGAAGGTGGCGGTGCCGACCTGGACCGCACTCGCCCCGGCCGCCACCAGCTCGAGGGCGTCCCGACCGGTGCGCACTCCCCCGACCCCGATGATCGGCACGGTCGGGAGGCGGCCCTCGACCATGGCCGCCCGGGTCTGCCAGATCGCTCGGACCGCGACCGGCCGGACGGCCGGACCGGACAGCCCGCCGGTCACCCCGGCCACCTGGGGCCGCAGGCGGTCCGTGTCGATGACCATGCCCAGGAGGGTGTTGATCATGGTGAGCCCGTCGGCCCCCGCCTTCACGCAGGCCTGGGCGATGCTGACGATGTCGGTCACGTCGGGGGTCAGCTTGGCGAAGACCGGGACGTCCCTGGGCAGCTGCTCGCGGACGAGCGCGACCACCTTGGCACTGGCCATCGGGTCGCACGCGAAGACCAGCCCGCGGTTCGCCACGTTGGGGCAGGAGATGTTGACCTCGACCCCGACCACGGCGTCGAAGGCGTCACTGGCCCGCAGCGTGGCGGCCACGTCGGCGAACTCGCCGCTGGTGTTGCCGGCGATCGAGACGAGGGTGCGGGCACCGGCCTGCTTGAGCCAGGCGAGGTCCGTGTCCACGAACGCGGAGATGCCCGGGCCCTGGAGGCCGATCGAGTTGAGCATGCCCGACGGTGTCTCGGCCATCCGCGGCGTGCCTCGACCCGACCTCGGGTCGGCCATCACCGACTTGGTCACGAACGCGCCCAGCTCACGGATGTCGAAGAGCCGGGCCAGCTCGCGCCCGTTGGCCGCGCACCCGGAGGCCGTCATCATCGGGCTCGGCAGCGTTGCGGCGCCGAGCCGCGTCGACATGTCGACCGGCATCAGTGACCCCCCGCCCGTGGTGCGCCGACGGCGTCGGCCGGGACGGTGCACAGCCCATCGGAGAACGCGTCCCAGCGCACCCGGTCACCGCGGAACACCGGACCCTCGACACAGGAGCGCACCATCCTCGTGACCCCGTCGTTCCCGGTCACGGGCATCACGCAGGTCATGCAGACACCCACACCGCAGGCCATCGACTCCTCGACCGCGACCTGCGCCACGGCACCCTCGGCCGTCGCGACGTCGGTGATGGACTTGAGCATGCCCATCGGCCCGCAGCCGTAGACCACTGCTGCGCTCGTGCGCCGGATGAGCTCCGGCAGCACGTCGGAGACCCAGCCCTTGGTGCCGGCGGTGCCGTCGTCGGTGGTCACGGTGACGCCGTCGGCGTGCCGGCGGGCCTCGACGACCCCGAACAGCCGGGACTCGGTGGCCGCGCCGAGGACCATCTCGACGTGGCAGCCGCGCTCGCGCAGCGACTCCGCCAGCCAGAACAGCGGTGCACTGCCGTAGCCCCCGCCCACGAGGACGCAGGCCACCGGCTCGGTGGGCAGCGGGAAGGAACGTCCGAGCGGCCCGACGATGTCGACCTCGTCGTGGGCCCGCAACGAGCTGAGCCACTCGGTGCCGGCGCCCACCGCCGAGATCACCACGTCGACGGTGCCGCCGTAGGTGCCGGACGGGCTGACCTTGTGGATCGAGAAGCAGCGCCGCAGCAGGTTGGCGCTGGTGTCGCCTCCGACCGCCAGGGCCACGAACTGGCCCGGGCGGGCCAGCTCGGCCAACCCCGGCGCGACGAAGGTCAGGTGGTGGTAGGCGCCGACGCGACGGGTCGCGATCAGCTCGCCGGTCACCTGGACGACGCCCGAGCCCTCCGACGCGGTATGCCGTGTGCTCGCCTCGCTCACGCGGCACCTCCCCCGGCGCCGGCGCCGTAGAGGTCGAGGTCCCGAGCGTGCTCCTGCAACGGCTTGACGGTGAAGTCGCCCTGCATCTGCGCCTCGATGCCCTGCACCGCCGCTGCCAGCTCCTGCACGGTGGTGACGATCGGTCGGTCCATCGAGGTGGTCGCCGCGCGGATCGCGTAGCCGTCGGCTCGGGCGTTGGGACCGCTCGGCGTGTTGACCACCATCGCGATCTGGCCGTCGAGGATGAGGTCGACGATGCTCGAGTCACCCGCTTCGCGTTCGCTGTGCTTGTGCACCACCTCGGAGGGGATCCCGTTGCGCCGCAGCACATCCGCGGTGCCCGTGGTGGCGACGATGGTGAAGCCGAGGTCGGCCAGGCGCTTGACCGGGAAGATCATCGCCCGCTTGTCACGGTTCGCGACCGACACGAAGATCCGGCCCTCGCGCGGCAGACCCGAACCCGCCGCCAGCATGCCCTTGGCGAAGGCAGTCCCGAAGTCCTGGTCGATCCCCATGACCTCGCCGGTGGACCGCATCTCCGGCCCCAGCAGGCTGTCGACCACCTGGCCGTCCCTGGTGCGGAACCGCTTGAACGGCAGCACCGCCTCCTTGACCGCGACCGGGGCGTGGCTCGGCATCGACCCACCGTCACCGTGCGGGGGCAGCAGCCCCTCCTCGCGCAGCTCCTTGATCGAGGCGCCGAGCATGACGCGGGCGGCCGCCTTGGAGACGGGCACCCCGGTCGCCTTCGCCACGAAGGGCACGGTGCGGGAGGCGCGCGGGTTGGCCTCGAGCACGTAGAGGATGTCCTGGGCGAGGGCGAACTGGACGTTCATCAGCCCCCGGACCCCGATGCCCTCCGCCAGTCGCAGAGTGGCCTCCCGGACCCGCTCGAGCTCGGCCACCCCGAGCGTGACCGGCGGGAGGGTGCACGCCGAGTCACCGGAGTGGATGCCGGCCTCCTCGATGTGCTCCATGATCCCGCCGAGGTACATCTCGGTGCCGTCGTAGAGGGCGTCCACGTCGATCTCGATGGCGTCGTCGAGGAACCGGTCGACCAGCACCGGGTGCTCGGGGCTGGCCACCGTGGCCCGCGTGACGTAGGTGGCCAGCGTGTCGTCGTCGTAGACGATCTCCATGCCGCGGCCACCCAGCACGTACGACGGTCGCACGAGGACCGGGTAGCCGATCTCCCGCGCCACCTCGACCGCCTCGGCGGCGCTGTAGGCCGTGCCGTGCTTGGGAGCCGGCAGCTGCGCCTCGGCGAGCACCCGCCCGAACGCGCCGCGGTCCTCCGCGAGGTCGATGGCCTCGGGGCTGGTGCCGACGATCGGCACACCGGCCTCCTTGAGGGCCTTGGCGAGGCCGAGCGGCGTCTGCCCGCCGAGCTGGACGATGACGCCCGCCACCGGGCCGGCCTGCTGCTCGGCGTGCACGACCTCGAGCACGTCCTCGAGGGTCAGCGGCTCGAAGTAGAGGCGGCTGCTCGTGTCGTAGTCGGTCGACACGGTCTCGGGGTTGCAGTTGACCATCACCGTGTCGTAGCCGGCATCGCGCAGGGCGAAGCTGGCGTGGACACAGGAGTAGTCGAACTCGACGCCCTGCCCGATCCGGTTGGGGCCGCTGCCGAGGATGAGGACGGCCGGCCGCTCGCGGGGCGCCACCTCGGTCTCCTCGTCGTAGGCGCTGTAGTGGTACGGCGTCGTCGCCGCGAACTCGGCAGCACAGGTGTCGACGGTCTTGTAGACCGGGCGCACCCCCAGGGCGTGCCGCACCCCGCGGACGACCGCCTCCGGCATACCCCGCAGGCCGGCGAGCTGGGTGTCGCTGAACCCGTGTCGCTTGGCCAGCCGCAGCAGGTCGGGGGTCAGCTCGGCTGCAGCGGCGACGCGGTCGGCGATCGCGTTGATGAGCGCCATCTGGTCGAGGAACCACGGGTCGATGCCCGTCTCCTCGTGGACCTCTTCGACCGAGAGGCCACCGCGCATCGCCTGCTGCACCGTGACGATCCGGCCGTCGGTGGGTGTCCTGGCCGTGTGCAGCAGGGTTCGCGCCTGCTCCTGGCTGGGGGTGGGGCCGTCCCAGTGGAAGGTGCTGCCACTGCGCTCCATCGACCGCAGTGCCTTCTGCAGCGCCTCGGTGAAGTTGCGGCCGATCGCCATCGCCTCGCCGACCGACTTCATCGTGGTGGTGAGGGTCGGGTCGGCGGCCGGGAACTTCTCGAACGCGAACCGCGGCACCTTCACCACGATGTAGTCGAGCGACGGCTCGAACGATGCCGGGGTCTCGCGGGTGATGTCGTTGGGCACCTCGTCGAGCGTGTAGCCGATCGCCATCTTGGCGGCGATCTTGGCGATCGGGAAGCCGGTCGCCTTGGACGCCAGCGCCGACGAGCGGGAGACCCGCGGGTTCATCTCGATGACGATGATCCGGCCGTCGACCGGGTTGACCGCGAACTGGATGTTGCAGCCGCCGGTGTCGACGCCGACCTCGCGGATCACGGCGATGCCGATGTCGCGCAGCCGCTGGTACTCGCGGTCGGTCAGGGTCAGCGCCGGCGCCACCGTGATCGAGTCACCGGTGTGCACCCCCATCGGGTCGAGGTTCTCGATCGAGCAGACCACCACCACGTTGTCCGCGTGGTCGCGCATCACCTCGAGCTCGTACTCCTTCCACCCGAGGATCGACTCCTCCAGGAGCACCTCGGTCACCGGCGAGTACTGCAGCCCGGCGCCGGCGATCCGCCGCAGGTCGGTCTCGTCGTAGGCGAACCCGGACCCGAGCCCACCCATCGTGAAGGACGGCCGCACGACGACGGGATAGCCGAGCTCCGTTGCGGCAGAGAGGCACTCGTCCATGGTGTGGCAGATCAGCGACTTCGCCGACTCCGCACCACAGCGCTCGACGACACCCTTGAACTTCTCACGGTCCTCGCCGAGCTGGATCGCCTCGACGTTGGCGCCGATCAGCGGGCAGTCGTACTTCTCCAGGACCCCGGACTCGTGCAGCGCGATCGCGCAGTTGAGGGCGGTCTGCCCGCCGAGGGTCGCCAGCACGGCGTCGGGGCGCTCGCGCGCGATGATCGACTCGACCACCTCGGGCGTGATCGGCTCGACGTAGGTCGCGTCTGCGAACTCGGGGTCGGTCATGATCGTGGCCGGGTTGGAGTTGACCAGGATGACGCGGATGCCCTCCTCCCGCAGCACCCGGCACGCCTGGGTGCCGGAGTAGTCGAACTCGCAGGCCTGGCCGATCACGATCGGCCCCGACCCGATGACCAGGACGCTCTTGATGTCCTCGCGCTTCGGCACTACTTGTCCTCTCCTGCGTCGCTCATGCTCTTCGTCGCGCTCGTCGGCGGTCCGGGCCTCGCTCCTTCGTCGCTCGTGTCCTCCCGCAGTCCTCGCCGCTCCATCAGCCCCACGAACCGGTCGAACAGGTAGGCGGCGTCGTGCGGGCCGGCTGCGGCCTCCGGGTGGTACTGCACCGAGTAGGCCGGCAGGTCGAGGCACTCCAAACCTTCGACCACGTCGTCGTTGAGGCACACGTGCGACACCCGCACCCGCCCGTATGCCGTGCCCTCGGCGTCCGCGGGCGCGGCCACCTCGCGGTCGGTGGGGGCGTCGACCGCGAACCCGTGGTTGTGGGCGGTCACCTCGACCTTGCCGGTGGTGCGGTCCATGACCGGCTGGTTGATGCCGCGGTGGCCGTACTTGAGCTTGTAGGTGCCGAAGCCGAGCGCCCGGCCGAGGAGCTGGTTGCCGAAGCAGATCCCGAAGAACGGGATGCGCGCGTCGAGCACCTGGCGCAGCACCGCGACCTCTGCGTCCGCAGTGGCCGGGTCGCCGGGGCCGTTGGAGAAGAACACGCCGTCCGGTCCGCCGTCGCCGACCGCCCGGATGTCGTCGAACGTCGCGGTGGCGGGCAGCACGTGCACCTCGATGCCCTGCCGGGCCAGCAGCGTCGGGGTCATCGCCTTGATGCCGAGGTCGACGGCCGCGACGGTGAACCGCCGCTCCCCCACGGCCGGCACGACATACCGCTCCTTGGTCGTGACCTCGGCGGCCAGGGCGGCGCCGGTCATCTGCGGGGCGTCCTGGACCGCAGCCACGAGCTCGGTCACCGGCCGCTGGGCCAGCTCGCCGGAGAAGATGCCGACCCGCATCGCACCGCGCTCGCGCAGGTGGCGGGTCAGGGCACGCGTGTCGATCCCGCTGATGCCGACGATCCCCTGCGCGACGAGCTCGTCCTCGAGCGAGCGGCGCGATCGCCAGCTCGACGGGCGGAGCGCAGGGTCGCGCACGACGTAGCCGGCCACCCAGAACCGGCTCGACTCGTCGTCCTCGTCGTTGATGCCGGTGTTGCCGACGTGCGGGGCCGTCATCACGACGACCTGACGGTGGTAGCTCGGGTCGGTCAGGGTCTCCTGGTAGCCGGTCATCCCGGTGGAGAAGACCGCCTCACCCACGGTCTGGCCGGGGGCGCCGTAGGCGTCACCGCGGAAGCTGCGACCGTCCTCCAGGACGAGGATGGCGGGCGGTCGGTCCAGGTCGAATCCGGCGGCAACGGCGCTCATGAAGTCGTCTCTCCTGTGGTCTTGGGCTTCTCGACGGGCGTGGCGTCGGGTGTGGCGTCGGGCGTCTCGACGGGCGTGGCGTCGGGTGTGGCGTCGGGCGTCTCGTCGGGTGTCTCGTCGCTGTCCCCGGTGTGCCACCAGAGGGCCGACTCGACGCGCTCGACGTCGGCCTTGTAGCGGGGCAGGAAGCCGGTCTCGTAGATGTCGCCGTTCTCGGCGCGCCACTGCAGGACCACGACCCGGTTGGCGCCGACGAACTTGCCGACCATCCCGCGCTCGCGCCGCGCCGAGCGGAGCCGGGCCGCGGGGATGACGACCGTCGCCTCACCCTGGCGGTCGATCCGCACCAGCTCGTCGGCATCGCCCCGGGTGACCACCAGGGTGGCGCGCGACCGGTTGCCCAACCCCTCGACGGTGACCCGTTCGAGGCGGTTGTCCGCGGTCGTCGTGCTGATGTAGGTGCCCTCGACAATGACCTGCGCCGGCTTCTCCTTGAACACCGGGGCCTCGATCGAGTGGTCGCGCGAGGTGCGGTCCCGCTCCGCGGCGATCGCCGCGGACTCGTGCAGGTGGCGCTTGCGCACCCACCCGGCATACAGGAGGGCGTAGATCAGCCCGAGGGCCACGAGCATGACGCCGACGGCTTGCAGACGGGTCACGCGATGGCTCCCTTCTGGGCGGTCACGCGACCACCGAAGACCGTGGCGTGCACGGCGCCCTGCAGGGTGCGGCCGTGCCACGGGTTGTTGCGCGACAGGGACAGCGAGGCACTGCGGTCGACGGTCACCGTGGCAGCCGGGTCGACCAGGGTGAGGTGGGCCGGCGAGCCCGCCGCAAGTGGCTGCCCGTGGGTGGTCAGGCCGGCGATGCGGGCCGGGGCCTGCGACATCACCCGCGCGACCCCCGCCCAGTCGAGCAGGCCGGTGCGGACCATCGCGTCACTCACGACCGACAACGCCGTCTCGAGCCCGAGCATGCCGAACGCCGCGTCGACGAAGGCGTGCTCCTTGTCGTGGCGGGCGTGCGGCGCATGGTCGGTGGCCACCGCGTCGATCGTGCCGTCCGCGAGCGCCGCGCGCAGGGCGTCGACGTCCTCCTGAGGGCGCAGCGGCGGGTTGACCTTGAAGGTGGGGTCGTAGCCCGACAGCAGGTCGGTGGTGAGCACCAGGTGGTGCGGCGTGACCTCGGCGGTGACCGCGATGCCCTGCGCCTTGGCCCAGCGCACCACCTCGACGGTGCCGGCGGTCGAGACGTGGGCGACGTGCACCCGCGAACCGGTGTGCCTCGCGAGCATGACGTCGCGGGCCACGATCGACTCCTCGGCGATCCCGGGCCAGCCCGGCAGGCCCAGCCGACCGGACAGCTCGCCCTCGTGGGCGCAGGCCTGCGGACCGGCCAGGTGCGGGTCCTGCGCGTGCTGGGACACGACGCCGCCGAAGGCCCGGACGTACTCCAGCGCGCGCCGCATGACGCGCGAGTCGTGCACGCAGTGGCCGTCGTCGGAGAAGACCGTGACCGCGGCACGGGATCGGTGCATGAGGCCGAGCTCGGCCAGCTCCGCCCCGGCCAGTCCCTTGGTGACCGCTCCGACCGGCACGACGTCGACGAGGCCGGTGGCGCGTCCGAGGTCGAGGATCCGCTCGGCCGCCTCGGCGGTGTCGGTCACCGGGTTGGTGTTGGCCATTGCGAGCACCGCGGTGAAGCCACCCACCGCGGCGGCGGCCGCACCCGACGCGATCGTCTCGGCGTCCTCGCGGCCGGGCTCGCGCAGGTGGGTGTGCAGGTCGACGAGGCCGGGCAGGGCCACCAGCCCGTCGGCGTCGAGCACGTCGGCGCCCTTGGCCGAGCGGATCGAGCCGACCTCGACGATCCGGCCGTCCTCGACGAGCAGGTCCTGCGCCCCTGCTCCCGCGAGGTCCGCTCCCGTCACCAACAGGGTGCTCATGCGGCGCCTTCCTCTCCGGCGAGGAGGTGGTAGAGGACGCTCATCCGCACCGCGACCCCGGCGCTGACCTGGTCGAGGATGAGCGACTGGGCGGCGTCGGCGGCGTCGGCGCCGATCTCGAGACCGCGGTTCATCGGGCCGGGGTGGCAGATCACGACGTCGGGGTTGGCGGCCACGAGGGTGTCGAGGCGGGGCCGGGTGAGGCCGTAGCCGACGGTGTACTCGCGGGCGGTCGGGAAGAACCCGCCGCTCATCCGCTCGCGCTGGACGCGCAGCATCATCACCGCGTCGGCGGTCGGCAGCACGGCGTCGAAGTCGTGGCTGAGCTCGAAGCCCTCGGCCTGCGACCACGCCCGGATGCCGCTGGGCATCAGCGTCGGCGGGGCGACGAGGGTGACCCGCGCGCCGAGCGTCTTGAGCGTGATCAGGTTGGAGCG contains the following coding sequences:
- a CDS encoding dihydroorotase yields the protein MSTLLVTGADLAGAGAQDLLVEDGRIVEVGSIRSAKGADVLDADGLVALPGLVDLHTHLREPGREDAETIASGAAAAAVGGFTAVLAMANTNPVTDTAEAAERILDLGRATGLVDVVPVGAVTKGLAGAELAELGLMHRSRAAVTVFSDDGHCVHDSRVMRRALEYVRAFGGVVSQHAQDPHLAGPQACAHEGELSGRLGLPGWPGIAEESIVARDVMLARHTGSRVHVAHVSTAGTVEVVRWAKAQGIAVTAEVTPHHLVLTTDLLSGYDPTFKVNPPLRPQEDVDALRAALADGTIDAVATDHAPHARHDKEHAFVDAAFGMLGLETALSVVSDAMVRTGLLDWAGVARVMSQAPARIAGLTTHGQPLAAGSPAHLTLVDPAATVTVDRSASLSLSRNNPWHGRTLQGAVHATVFGGRVTAQKGAIA